CTCATGTCGCATGACGAGCGGACCCGAAGTTTAAGGGGGGTTTAAGGTTTTTGGATGACCCAACTTAAGAAACTCGAGATCCATTCTCGCCATCTGGATGCACCGGTTACCGTAGACATCCCGCAGGACCCCTTTTTTTCTGAAAATTCCCCTCTTTTAAAATTCGATTCCAATCAGGATGGGACGATTGTCTATTCGCCCGATCGCGGCGTCCCTTCCGATACCATCGAAATCAGCGGGGCGAATAATGCCCATTTCGACTTCAACTCGGCGGAGCGCTTTGCGCGGCAGTTCCAACGATTTTCGGCGTTGCAGGAGATGCAGGAGCCGGTTTTCTCACAGGCTGTTCTTCCTCTCATTCAGACCCCGGCGACGCCCGAAGAGTGGGAGACGGCCAAACGCATCCTCTCGCTGACAGGCGATTATCGGCACCTCTTCGATCTGGCGCTTACGGTCGCCCAGGAGGGAAACGACGCTGTTGCCGAGGATTTTTTGTTTACTGCTTATCGTCTGGCCGGGCGGAATAAGGCGGGGCGGGAGATGATTCCGCGGATTGAAGAAAAATTAAACGAGGTCGGCGCGCGGCTGGAACAAAACCGGCAGGCCCGGTTTGAAATGTTAACGCAATATCCCTATCTCCTCTCCGGCGCGACAACGCCGGTCACGGCAGGGGTTCCCGCCTCCGATGTCTGCGATCCGGACAATCCGCCGGAGGTCAGGGCCTCCTTTTCCGTTGCCGTCCCGCCGGATTTTATCGCAGACAATGCCGATGATCCGGAAGGGGGCATCCTCGATTTTTTTCTCTTTGACCAGCGGGTGGCGGTCCGCCCGATCGGCAGTAATGATGGAGAGCCCGCGGGGCCGGTGGAATTGTTGCCGCTTTCCGCCATCCCCGATTCATCCAGCCCCGATGACGATCCATGGTCGGCCCCCTTTGTCTATCACATCGATCCGGAGCGGGCGAACCGGCGCCTCTTCGGCCGGCCGATGGAGTATTACACGGTTACTTTTGCTGTGCCGTCCGCCGAAATATTGCTTGGAGGGCATTCCACACGGCGATGCGACCTTGTCTTTCTTGAAGGGGACGAAACAGTCCGCGAGGAAAAAGGGACCTTTGTCCTTTCCGCCGAAGGAGAGGAAGAGACAACCGTTTCCGTTGCCGGCGATCTGCATGTCAGCCTCGATGACTGGAAGAATGTAAAAGATATCATCGACGGAATGACCGAGTCGGCCAAAAAGGGGGAGCCGGTTGACCCGCGGGCGGCGGAGGCGGTGGAGCGTTTTTATGCCTCGGCCAACGAAAAGGTGATGGAGTATCTGGAGGAGTCGCAAAACCAGCGCTACCGGGAAGAGATATCGCGGATTTTTCTTCTGGGCGATCTCACCGACTACGCCAACCGGGCGGTGACGCTGGAAAGTGAGGGGTATTATCTCTCCAATGTCCGGCTGTTTGCCTGGATGATCGAAAATAACGAAGCGCCGATCTACGCCGTCTATGGAAACCACGACTGGCACGGTCCGCGTTTTCCGCCGGGGTATCACCTCTTCAATTTTCAGCTGAAACCCGAGTTGAACGAATTTTTTTCGGCCGTGTCGCAAAAATATTTCCTCCTCCATGGCCGCCCCATCGAATGGGTTGACGCCCTCAATTCTCTCTCCCCGTTTACGGCGGACGGGATCTACGAATTTCCGGCCGCTGTTGTCTCCAAATTCCTGTCCGGAGGACCGGATAATATCATGGATGTCCAAATGGCCGTCGGGGGCCATCAATTTATCAACGACTATCTCCGCGAGTCGGGGCCTTATGAAGCCTACGGCCTGAATCTCGGAAACGGCGCCCGCGCTGTTTTTCTTCCCAGCGGCCCCGAAGAGTGGGATCCGGGGTATATCCTCAAAACCTTCGGCCGTTTTTTGGCGGAGGGGGCCGCAAAAGAATACCGGACAGGGCGGCATGATTATGTCGGGGCCATCGCCAGCGCCGCCCGGCAGACCGACTTGAACGGCCAGGGGCCGGGCGGTCATTCCCTTGTCTCTCTCGTTGCGGAGCTTGAACATGCGAGAAGCCAGGGGAAGCACGTTGTCGTTTTCACCCATTTTCCGGCGTTCAACCTTGCCGTCGGCCGCGGGAAGGAGGCCGA
This region of Deltaproteobacteria bacterium genomic DNA includes:
- a CDS encoding metallophosphoesterase, coding for MTQLKKLEIHSRHLDAPVTVDIPQDPFFSENSPLLKFDSNQDGTIVYSPDRGVPSDTIEISGANNAHFDFNSAERFARQFQRFSALQEMQEPVFSQAVLPLIQTPATPEEWETAKRILSLTGDYRHLFDLALTVAQEGNDAVAEDFLFTAYRLAGRNKAGREMIPRIEEKLNEVGARLEQNRQARFEMLTQYPYLLSGATTPVTAGVPASDVCDPDNPPEVRASFSVAVPPDFIADNADDPEGGILDFFLFDQRVAVRPIGSNDGEPAGPVELLPLSAIPDSSSPDDDPWSAPFVYHIDPERANRRLFGRPMEYYTVTFAVPSAEILLGGHSTRRCDLVFLEGDETVREEKGTFVLSAEGEEETTVSVAGDLHVSLDDWKNVKDIIDGMTESAKKGEPVDPRAAEAVERFYASANEKVMEYLEESQNQRYREEISRIFLLGDLTDYANRAVTLESEGYYLSNVRLFAWMIENNEAPIYAVYGNHDWHGPRFPPGYHLFNFQLKPELNEFFSAVSQKYFLLHGRPIEWVDALNSLSPFTADGIYEFPAAVVSKFLSGGPDNIMDVQMAVGGHQFINDYLRESGPYEAYGLNLGNGARAVFLPSGPEEWDPGYILKTFGRFLAEGAAKEYRTGRHDYVGAIASAARQTDLNGQGPGGHSLVSLVAELEHARSQGKHVVVFTHFPAFNLAVGRGKEAEETHRLEDKSARALRMISKHYRFPSGEPVMSAMVSGHVHTRSVGDFRFEFSSEAEQGAYETALEKILAEKNPDTLLDELNTLWEKSGLENKIVVTRQEKEDPYRIDNKTAFVTIDGVGRSLEGDETGFALMHFGADGSINLDFKNLYVNPEGEVVVYDDAEEYRAQRLAETEAWDREQFAQIAADKEEALVLVSSPVQIPDDIFLVRR